The Ferrimicrobium sp. DNA segment CTCTCATCAGGAAGCCAGCAGTCTTCCTGATGGATGAGCCATTGTCGAATCTTGATGCCAACCTAAGGGATCGTGTCAGGATGGAGCTTGCCGGTCTTCATCGCCGACTCGCAATCACCACGCTATATGTGACACATGACCAAGGCGAAGCGATGACTCTGGCTGACCGGGTGGTGGTGATGAACGCCGGTGCCATTCACCAGGTGGGCACCCCAGCTGAAATCTATGAAGAGCCGGCAGACACATTTGTCGCTCACTTTATCGGCTCGCCAGGCATGAATCTTTGGAAAGTCGATGTCAGTGCAGGGACTCGAGGAGTTGCAGATTCGCTTGATCTCATGGTTGACCCCGGGTTGTGGCCATACTCCTCGGGCACCGAGAGTGAGATCGTCGTTGGTGTGCGGCCTGAGCATCTTGAGCTCGCTGAATTTGTAGAGGTGCCTGGAGTCCGTGCTGCGATGGAGGTAGAGCTGGTGGAACGTTTCGGAAGTCACCAGCTGGTACACGGCAAACTCGTTGGAGTCGGTCACCCAATTATTGCTCGCATGCCAGCAGAGGTGGAAGTTGAGGTTGGCACCCTGCGGGTTGTGGCTGCCGATGTCAGGAGAGTCCATTTATTTACGGGAAGTTCGGGTGAGAGGCTCGGTGGGAAAATGTCGATGTACGAGACCGTGAACGAGAGCGAGATCTACGGGTCGGTAGATGGGTCTCGGGGCGGTCGATGAGCCTGAGTTTGCGGTCTCGCAGAGCCAATGTTGGGGATGATGTTGTACCGATTCGGCGTAGCTGGTGGAGGCCCAGTCAGTTCTCGGAGACGATTTCGGCGTATGCTCTGCTCAGTCCCGCACTCGTTGTCTTTTTCCTGTTTTTTTTCGTACCTACTGGGTTTCTCGTCTATATTTCGTTCTTTCATTGGGGCATATTGAGCAGTGCCACC contains these protein-coding regions:
- a CDS encoding sn-glycerol-3-phosphate ABC transporter ATP-binding protein UgpC produces the protein MAEVRLEGVTKMYGEHKVVNGFELSVAEGEFIVLLGPSGCGKSTTLRMVAGLEAVSSGKVVIGDTDVTQTSPATRNVGMVFQNYALFPHMTAFENLAFGLRARRLPQAQINGRVAEVARMLELESVLRVRPKNLSGGQRQRVALGRALIRKPAVFLMDEPLSNLDANLRDRVRMELAGLHRRLAITTLYVTHDQGEAMTLADRVVVMNAGAIHQVGTPAEIYEEPADTFVAHFIGSPGMNLWKVDVSAGTRGVADSLDLMVDPGLWPYSSGTESEIVVGVRPEHLELAEFVEVPGVRAAMEVELVERFGSHQLVHGKLVGVGHPIIARMPAEVEVEVGTLRVVAADVRRVHLFTGSSGERLGGKMSMYETVNESEIYGSVDGSRGGR